One window of the Mycobacterium xenopi genome contains the following:
- a CDS encoding TetR/AcrR family transcriptional regulator: protein MTTLSPVRASHSRRSARPSGDDRELAILATAERLLEERSLAEISVDDLAKGAGLSRPTFYFYFPSKDAVLLTLFERVIVEADSALESMVANPPADTKTLWRTGINVFVETFSTHRAVSLAADAARTNEDVRELWSRFMQKWVAHAAAVIEAERGRGAAPVTLPAHDLSAALNLLNEKVMLASFADARPSVPNEHLLDTLVHIWVTSIYGEPS from the coding sequence GTGACGACCCTCAGTCCCGTCCGCGCCTCCCATAGCCGACGTTCGGCGCGCCCGTCTGGCGACGACCGTGAGCTGGCGATCCTGGCCACCGCCGAACGGCTGCTCGAGGAGCGTTCGCTCGCCGAGATCTCGGTGGACGACCTGGCTAAGGGTGCCGGGCTGTCGAGGCCGACTTTTTACTTCTATTTCCCGTCCAAGGACGCGGTACTGCTCACCTTGTTCGAGCGGGTGATCGTCGAGGCCGACTCGGCGTTGGAAAGCATGGTGGCCAATCCCCCAGCGGACACAAAGACCTTGTGGCGCACCGGCATCAACGTTTTCGTCGAAACGTTCAGCACGCACCGCGCGGTGTCCCTCGCCGCCGACGCCGCCCGCACCAACGAAGATGTCCGCGAGCTCTGGTCGCGCTTCATGCAAAAGTGGGTCGCCCACGCCGCCGCGGTGATCGAGGCCGAACGCGGCCGCGGTGCGGCGCCGGTGACGCTGCCGGCTCACGACCTGTCCGCGGCGCTGAACCTGCTCAACGAAAAGGTGATGTTGGCGTCCTTCGCGGATGCGCGTCCCTCGGTACCCAACGAACACCTACTCGACACCCTGGTGCACATCTGGGTCACCAGCATCTACGGCGAACCGAGTTAA
- a CDS encoding YcnI family protein: MPRRHRLAMRIAFVTVSAATLYVGAAAGVAPAWAHVHVSSDNLVRGNMAIVTFEVPNESPTGAPTTALSVALPGVAVAGTETVPGWTAKLDRDAASGAVRSVTWTAVPNGGIPADQFALFRISLKLPDSDTVTFPATQTYADGSVVKWDEPPLPGGAEPEHPAPRLPLVAGPRGPLSHHMPAAIAPTDSAARQANSSPDNTARLLGGCALLVAALGVGIALLRRRA; this comes from the coding sequence ATGCCCCGCCGTCACAGGTTGGCGATGCGTATCGCGTTTGTAACCGTCAGCGCCGCAACGCTTTACGTCGGCGCCGCCGCTGGTGTCGCGCCGGCCTGGGCGCACGTACATGTCAGCAGCGACAACCTGGTGCGCGGCAACATGGCCATCGTCACCTTCGAGGTGCCGAACGAATCGCCGACCGGCGCGCCCACCACTGCGCTAAGCGTCGCACTGCCGGGGGTGGCCGTTGCCGGCACCGAAACCGTGCCCGGATGGACGGCCAAACTCGACAGGGACGCTGCGTCGGGTGCCGTGCGGTCCGTCACCTGGACCGCCGTCCCGAACGGCGGCATTCCCGCCGATCAGTTCGCGCTGTTTCGGATCTCGCTGAAACTGCCCGACAGCGACACCGTGACATTCCCGGCCACCCAGACCTACGCGGACGGGTCGGTCGTGAAGTGGGATGAGCCGCCGCTGCCGGGTGGCGCCGAGCCGGAACATCCCGCACCCCGGCTGCCCCTCGTCGCCGGGCCTCGGGGGCCATTATCACACCACATGCCCGCTGCGATCGCGCCGACGGATTCGGCTGCGCGGCAGGCCAACAGCTCACCTGACAACACCGCTCGCCTGCTCGGCGGGTGCGCCCTGCTGGTCGCCGCGCTGGGCGTCGGCATAGCGCTGCTACGCCGGCGCGCGTAG
- a CDS encoding flavin-containing monooxygenase, translated as MTEHLDVVIVGAGISGISAAWHLQNRCPTKSYTILERRDDLGGTWDLFKYPGIRSDSDMFTLGFRFKPWRSAKSIADGASIKAYLKEAAAENGIDRRIRYRHRVVAADWSDADNCWTLTVENDDRRSQISCTFLFACSGYYNYDEGYSPKFEGSQDFSGTIVHPQHWPEDLDYAGKKIIVIGSGATAVTLIPALVNSGAGHVTMLQRSPTYIGSLPEVDPFAERANRLLPDKAAHVANRWKAIAFSTLQYQLSRRFPNYMRKTLMTMAKRRLPEGYDVEKHFGPRYKVWDQRLCLAPNGDLFRAIRHGQADVVTDTIDRFTKTGIRLNSGDELQADVIITATGLNLQLFGGAQIRRNGMPVELNETMAYKGMMLTDMPNMAFTIGYTNASWTLKADLVSEFVCRLLNYMDDNGFDTVVPQHPGNSVDERPLMDFTPGYVLRALDYLPKAGSRIPWRLKQNYLLDLRLLRRGRVDDDALQFRKHRVAVAA; from the coding sequence ATGACTGAGCACCTCGACGTGGTCATCGTCGGCGCCGGCATTTCCGGTATCAGCGCCGCTTGGCACCTGCAGAACCGGTGCCCGACTAAGAGCTACACCATCCTCGAGCGCCGCGACGACCTCGGCGGCACGTGGGACCTGTTCAAATACCCGGGCATCCGCTCGGACTCGGACATGTTCACGCTGGGCTTCCGGTTCAAGCCGTGGCGTTCAGCGAAGTCGATCGCCGACGGCGCGTCGATCAAGGCCTACCTCAAGGAGGCCGCGGCGGAAAACGGGATCGACCGGCGCATTCGCTACCGCCACCGAGTCGTGGCCGCCGATTGGTCTGACGCCGACAATTGTTGGACGCTCACCGTCGAGAACGACGACCGGCGCAGTCAGATCAGCTGCACCTTCCTGTTCGCGTGCAGCGGCTACTACAACTACGACGAGGGCTATTCGCCGAAGTTCGAGGGTTCGCAGGATTTCTCAGGCACCATCGTCCACCCGCAGCACTGGCCGGAGGATCTGGACTACGCGGGCAAGAAGATCATCGTCATCGGGTCTGGCGCTACGGCGGTGACTCTCATTCCGGCCCTGGTGAATTCGGGTGCCGGGCACGTGACCATGTTGCAGCGCTCGCCGACGTATATCGGGTCACTGCCCGAGGTGGACCCGTTCGCCGAGCGGGCCAACCGGCTGCTGCCGGACAAGGCAGCCCATGTCGCCAACCGGTGGAAGGCGATCGCGTTCAGCACGCTGCAGTACCAGCTTTCCCGGCGCTTCCCCAACTACATGCGCAAGACGCTGATGACGATGGCCAAGCGGCGGCTGCCGGAAGGCTACGACGTCGAAAAGCATTTCGGCCCACGCTACAAGGTGTGGGATCAGCGTTTGTGCTTGGCGCCCAACGGGGATCTGTTCCGCGCCATCCGGCACGGACAGGCCGACGTCGTCACCGATACCATCGACCGGTTCACCAAGACCGGGATCAGGCTGAACTCCGGCGACGAGCTGCAAGCCGACGTCATCATCACCGCAACGGGGTTGAACCTGCAGTTGTTCGGGGGTGCTCAGATCCGGCGTAACGGCATGCCGGTCGAGCTCAACGAGACGATGGCCTACAAAGGCATGATGCTGACCGACATGCCCAACATGGCGTTTACCATCGGCTACACCAATGCGTCGTGGACGCTCAAGGCCGACCTGGTTTCGGAGTTCGTCTGCCGGTTGCTCAACTACATGGATGACAACGGCTTTGACACGGTGGTGCCGCAGCACCCCGGAAACTCGGTGGACGAGCGCCCGTTAATGGATTTCACGCCGGGTTACGTGCTGCGGGCACTGGACTACCTGCCTAAAGCCGGTTCTCGAATCCCGTGGCGGCTCAAGCAGAACTACCTGCTCGACCTACGCTTGCTCCGGCGCGGCCGAGTCGACGACGACGCCCTGCAGTTCCGCAAGCATCGGGTCGCGGTGGCCGCCTAG
- a CDS encoding DUF6474 family protein, whose translation MGLFGKRKTRAIRRAEARAIKQRAKLDAKLAAKNEARRIKSAQRAEAKALKAQLKAQRDSDRAALKAAETQLKAAREGKLLSPTRIRRVLTVSRLLAPIVAPLVYRAAMAVRGAIDQRRADRLGVPLAQIGRFSGHGARLSARVAGAEQTLRAVQDKNPKDAETNQFVAAISERLSDLSAAITAAENMPASRRRGAHAAIAKQLDGIDADLMARLGVG comes from the coding sequence ATGGGCCTGTTCGGCAAGCGAAAGACCCGTGCGATTCGTCGTGCCGAGGCCCGTGCGATCAAGCAACGCGCCAAGCTCGACGCAAAACTGGCCGCGAAAAACGAGGCACGCCGCATCAAATCGGCTCAGCGGGCAGAAGCCAAGGCGCTCAAGGCCCAGCTCAAAGCCCAGCGTGATAGCGACCGAGCAGCACTCAAAGCCGCCGAGACCCAGCTTAAGGCGGCACGCGAGGGAAAATTGCTGTCACCCACGCGAATCCGGCGGGTGTTGACGGTGTCTCGCCTGCTGGCACCGATCGTCGCGCCGCTGGTCTACCGGGCAGCCATGGCCGTGCGGGGGGCGATCGACCAACGTCGCGCCGACCGGCTCGGGGTGCCGCTGGCCCAGATCGGTCGGTTCTCGGGACACGGCGCCCGGCTGTCGGCCCGTGTCGCCGGCGCCGAGCAAACCCTTCGCGCGGTCCAAGACAAAAACCCCAAAGATGCTGAGACCAACCAGTTCGTCGCCGCGATCAGCGAGCGTCTGAGCGATCTGTCCGCGGCTATCACCGCCGCGGAAAACATGCCCGCCTCACGGCGGCGCGGCGCGCACGCCGCGATCGCCAAACAACTCGACGGCATCGACGCCGACCTGATGGCCCGGCTCGGGGTAGGCTGA
- a CDS encoding helix-turn-helix domain-containing protein codes for MSTTFAARLNRLFDTVYPPGRGPHTSAEVIAALKAEGITMSAPYLSQLRSGNRTNPSAATMAALANFFRIKPAYFTDDEYYEKLDKELSWWAAMRNENIRRIAMGAADLSPEAQEDVAQRVEELRRKEHLDA; via the coding sequence ATGAGCACGACGTTTGCTGCTCGCCTAAACCGCCTGTTCGACACGGTCTATCCGCCCGGGCGCGGGCCGCACACCTCGGCTGAGGTGATCGCGGCGCTCAAGGCAGAGGGCATCACGATGTCGGCTCCCTACCTGTCACAGCTACGCTCCGGCAACCGGACGAACCCCTCGGCGGCGACCATGGCCGCGCTGGCCAACTTCTTCCGCATCAAGCCCGCCTACTTCACCGACGACGAGTACTACGAAAAGCTCGACAAGGAGTTGTCGTGGTGGGCCGCGATGCGTAACGAAAACATTCGCCGCATCGCAATGGGAGCCGCCGACCTCTCTCCCGAGGCCCAAGAAGACGTCGCGCAGCGGGTTGAAGAGCTGCGCCGCAAAGAGCACCTCGACGCCTAG
- a CDS encoding PHP domain-containing protein, with protein sequence MDPVVALRQIAYYKDRAREDPRRVMAYRNAADIVEALDDAERERHGQANSWQSLPGIGPKTAKVIDQAWSGQEPDLLAELRSAAGDLGGGELRAALRGDLHLHSNWSDGSAPIEEMMATAAALGHEYCALTDHSPRLTIANGLSAQRLREQLEVIEGLREQFAPMRILTGIEVDILDDGSLDQEPELLERLDVVVASVHSKLSMDAQAMTRRMVRAVSNGHVDVLGHCTGRLVAGNRGIRPESKFDAETVFSACRDHGTAVEINSRPERRDPPRRLIDLALQIGCNFSIDTDAHAPGQLDFLGYGAQRALDAGVPAERIVNTWPVDKLLAWTTG encoded by the coding sequence ATGGATCCGGTGGTTGCGCTGCGACAGATCGCCTACTACAAGGATCGTGCCCGCGAAGACCCCCGCCGAGTCATGGCCTACCGCAATGCCGCCGACATCGTGGAGGCGCTAGACGACGCGGAGCGTGAGCGGCACGGTCAGGCCAACAGCTGGCAGTCGTTGCCGGGCATCGGACCCAAAACCGCGAAGGTGATCGACCAAGCCTGGTCCGGGCAAGAGCCCGACTTGCTGGCCGAATTGCGCTCTGCCGCAGGTGATCTCGGCGGTGGCGAATTACGCGCAGCGCTGCGTGGGGATTTGCATCTGCATTCGAATTGGTCGGACGGCTCGGCGCCGATCGAGGAGATGATGGCGACCGCCGCCGCCCTGGGCCATGAATACTGTGCGTTGACCGACCATTCCCCGCGGCTGACGATCGCCAACGGGCTCTCGGCGCAACGGCTGCGCGAACAGCTGGAGGTGATCGAGGGGCTGCGCGAACAGTTCGCGCCGATGCGGATCCTGACCGGGATCGAGGTGGATATCCTCGACGACGGCAGCCTCGACCAGGAACCCGAACTGCTGGAGCGCCTCGACGTCGTGGTGGCCAGCGTGCACTCGAAACTGTCCATGGATGCGCAGGCCATGACCCGGCGGATGGTGCGCGCGGTGTCCAACGGCCACGTCGACGTGCTCGGGCACTGCACGGGCCGGCTGGTGGCGGGTAACCGCGGTATCCGCCCCGAATCCAAGTTCGACGCGGAAACGGTTTTCTCCGCCTGCCGCGACCACGGCACCGCGGTGGAGATCAACTCCCGGCCTGAGCGCCGCGACCCGCCGCGCCGCTTGATCGACCTCGCGTTACAGATCGGCTGCAATTTCAGCATCGACACCGACGCCCATGCGCCCGGACAACTCGACTTCCTCGGCTACGGCGCACAGCGCGCCCTGGACGCCGGCGTGCCCGCCGAGCGGATCGTCAACACCTGGCCGGTGGACAAGCTGCTCGCCTGGACGACCGGGTGA
- a CDS encoding copper resistance protein CopC: MTGVARAATLGLLLAAIIWAGVFNGAPVAAHAIRVSADPPENAVLNTGPARVSATFNEPMQTSFAAMTVVGPDKNLWSSGQPQVQGAVVSVGVRPLGPAGTYTVNYRVTSADGHVVSGSWSFRLAVPGTGEPGPAAYPGTGPPRAIPAWPFAVGAVVLVAGAAVWALLRRRP; the protein is encoded by the coding sequence ATGACCGGTGTAGCGCGCGCAGCGACCCTCGGCCTGCTCCTCGCCGCGATCATATGGGCCGGCGTCTTCAACGGCGCACCCGTCGCCGCGCATGCCATCCGGGTGTCCGCCGATCCACCGGAAAATGCCGTGCTGAACACCGGTCCGGCACGAGTCAGCGCCACCTTCAACGAGCCGATGCAAACCAGCTTCGCGGCGATGACGGTCGTCGGCCCGGATAAGAACCTGTGGTCCTCGGGTCAGCCGCAGGTGCAGGGCGCGGTCGTCAGCGTCGGCGTCCGACCGTTGGGACCGGCCGGCACCTACACGGTGAACTACCGGGTGACCTCCGCGGACGGCCATGTGGTGTCGGGTTCGTGGTCGTTTCGGCTCGCCGTGCCGGGCACCGGTGAGCCTGGACCCGCGGCATATCCCGGCACTGGCCCCCCGCGAGCGATCCCGGCTTGGCCGTTTGCGGTCGGCGCCGTCGTGCTCGTTGCCGGTGCGGCGGTGTGGGCTCTGCTGCGCCGCCGACCATGA
- the rraA gene encoding ribonuclease E activity regulator RraA, translated as MAVTFRPTADLVDDIGDDVRSCDVQFHQFGGRRQFAGPVSTVRCFQDNALVKAVLSEPGDGGVLVIDGAGSLHTALVGDVIAELARSNGWAGLVVHGAVRDTARLRVIDIGIKALGTNPRKSAKTGAGERDVAIDLGGVTFVPGDVLYSDDDGIVVTSPGRG; from the coding sequence GTGGCCGTGACATTCCGGCCCACCGCCGACCTGGTCGACGACATCGGCGACGACGTGCGCAGTTGTGACGTCCAGTTTCACCAGTTCGGCGGCCGCCGCCAGTTCGCCGGACCGGTCAGCACCGTGCGCTGTTTCCAGGACAACGCCCTGGTGAAAGCTGTGCTCTCCGAACCCGGCGACGGCGGGGTGCTGGTAATCGACGGCGCCGGCTCGTTGCACACCGCGTTGGTCGGCGATGTCATCGCCGAGTTGGCCCGCAGCAACGGCTGGGCCGGGCTGGTCGTGCACGGCGCGGTACGTGACACCGCCAGGCTGCGCGTCATCGACATCGGGATCAAGGCGCTCGGCACCAATCCCCGCAAGAGCGCCAAGACCGGCGCCGGTGAGCGCGACGTCGCGATCGACTTGGGCGGGGTGACGTTCGTGCCCGGCGACGTCCTCTACAGCGACGACGACGGAATCGTCGTCACCTCACCCGGTCGTGGCTAG
- the dinB gene encoding DNA polymerase IV: MFVWASAGHQASILHADLDSFYASVEQRDEPALRGRPVIVGAGVVLAASYEAKAYGVRTAMSGTQARRLCPQAVVVPPRVSAYLRASDAVFEVFRDTTPLVEAVSVDEAFLDVAGLHRVSGAPVEIAARLRADVRDRVGLPITVGVARTKFLAKVASQQAKPDGLLVVPPDRELAFLHPLPVRRLWGVGTKTAERLHAHGIDTVADVAELSESMLASLVGRAMGYRLYALSRNIDRRRVSTGVRRRSIGAQRALGRAGTAMSAAEIDAVVISLIDRIAARMRAAGRSGRTVVLRLRFADFSRATRSRTLPWPTSSTQIILVAARQLVASARPLIAERGLTLLGFAVSGIDRSGAEQLVLPFTAKEPRPLAIDAAVDEVRRRFGKSALTRAVQIGRDPGLEMPHLPD, translated from the coding sequence ATGTTCGTGTGGGCCTCTGCTGGTCACCAGGCGTCCATCCTGCACGCCGACTTGGACTCGTTCTACGCGTCGGTCGAGCAGCGCGACGAGCCGGCCCTGCGCGGCCGCCCGGTGATCGTCGGCGCCGGGGTGGTGCTGGCCGCCAGCTACGAGGCCAAGGCCTATGGCGTGCGCACCGCGATGAGCGGAACTCAAGCGCGACGGCTCTGTCCGCAGGCCGTCGTCGTGCCGCCCCGGGTCAGCGCCTACTTGCGGGCCAGCGACGCGGTGTTTGAGGTATTCCGCGACACCACACCGCTGGTGGAGGCGGTCTCGGTGGACGAGGCGTTCCTCGACGTGGCCGGGCTGCACCGGGTATCCGGCGCGCCGGTTGAGATTGCGGCACGGTTGCGCGCCGACGTGCGTGACCGGGTCGGGCTGCCTATCACTGTCGGCGTCGCCCGCACGAAATTCCTCGCCAAAGTGGCCAGCCAGCAAGCTAAACCGGACGGATTGCTGGTGGTGCCGCCCGACCGGGAGCTGGCGTTTCTGCATCCGCTGCCGGTGCGCCGACTGTGGGGCGTGGGCACCAAAACCGCCGAGAGGCTACACGCGCACGGTATCGACACCGTCGCCGACGTCGCCGAGCTCAGCGAGTCGATGCTGGCCTCGCTGGTGGGCCGGGCGATGGGCTACCGGCTGTATGCGCTGTCGCGCAACATCGACCGCCGCCGGGTCAGCACCGGTGTACGTCGCCGGTCGATCGGCGCCCAGCGTGCGCTCGGTCGCGCCGGGACCGCCATGTCGGCCGCCGAGATCGACGCCGTGGTGATCAGCCTGATCGACCGGATTGCCGCACGCATGCGCGCGGCCGGGCGCAGCGGACGCACCGTCGTGCTGCGGCTGAGGTTCGCCGACTTCAGCCGCGCGACGCGGTCGCGGACCTTGCCGTGGCCGACGTCGTCGACGCAGATCATCCTCGTCGCCGCCCGGCAGCTGGTCGCATCTGCCCGTCCGCTCATTGCCGAGCGGGGGCTGACGCTGCTGGGGTTCGCGGTCTCGGGTATCGACCGCAGCGGCGCCGAGCAATTGGTGCTGCCCTTTACCGCGAAAGAGCCGCGGCCGTTGGCGATCGACGCCGCGGTCGACGAGGTGCGACGGCGCTTCGGGAAGTCGGCGCTGACCCGCGCGGTGCAGATCGGCCGCGATCCCGGCCTGGAGATGCCGCACCTGCCGGACTGA